In the Malaya genurostris strain Urasoe2022 chromosome 1, Malgen_1.1, whole genome shotgun sequence genome, one interval contains:
- the LOC131437903 gene encoding LIM and senescent cell antigen-like-containing domain protein 1 isoform X1, whose product MSELKLKPIEDSNLYKRRTTSRENLLQASSSLSTIDFLTSSGITNTNFHLAERRHHFQSGPSDERLYQNAPGPIRNVQYVNDTAYNSTTVNVGVPNANAGVFSSHSNRHDINDTTRGFREPAPSSSIESNQYPSSVSSGYNATASGTAVKNIIRDFRQANLETSSSALPHLPSSNETQHAATQGERYQNLPLASSTPTRKKMELKDPTGQSNMEVIGISANMSLGTMMCTRCDEGFEPHERIVNSNGQLWHTQCFVCAQCFRQFQDGIFYEFEGRKYCEKDFHILFAPCCNKCNHFVIGRVIKAMAANWHPECFTCERCNIPLADSGFIRNQNRALCHDCNRKEKEVGLGKHMCNKCHGIIDDAPLRFRGEVYHGYHFNCTACGVELDSSAREVKNRTGYAANDMNELYCLRCHDRMGIPICGACRRPIEERVVTALGKHWHVEHFVCAKCEKPFLGHRHYEKRGLAYCETHYHQLFGNLCFVCNQVIAGDVFTALNKAWCVHHFSCSICDNKMDQKSKFYEYDEKPVCKKCYERFPAELRRRLRAAHENTLKKTIN is encoded by the exons ATGAGTGAACTGAAGCTCAAGCCAATCGAAGATTCCAATCTGTACAAACGGAGAACTACGTCCAGAGAGAATCTTTTGCAAGCTTCTTCTTCGCTGTCTACCATCGACTTTCTGACGTCGAGCGGAATCACGAATACAAACTTTCATTTGGCGGAACGCCGCCACCACTTTCAATCGGGACCATCGGACGAAAGACTTTATCAGAATGCGCCAGGACCGATAAGAAATGTACAATATGTCAACGATACGGCTTACAATAGCACCACTGTGAATGTTGGTGTCCCGAATGCGAATGCAGGCGTCTTCAGTTCGCATAGTAATCGACACGACATCAATGACACGACTCGCGGGTTCCGAGAGCCAGCGCCGAGTTCGTCGATCGAGTCCAATCAGTATCCGAGTTCAGTTTCGAGTGGATACAATGCAACCGCGAGTGGTACTGCAGTGAAAAATATTATACGCGATTTTCGACAGGCAAATTTGGAAACGTCATCATCAGCTTTGCCGCATTTGCCCTCGTCAAACGAAACACAACACGCGGCCACCCAGGGTGAAAGATATCAAAATTTACCTCTAGCCAGCTCGACTCCAACGCGGAAGAAAATGGAACTCAAAGATCCTACCGGACAGTCCAACATGGAAGTGATTGG AATATCAGCCAACATGTCCCTCGGCACCATGATGTGCACCCGGTGTGACGAGGGATTCGAACCGCACGAAAGGATCGTCAACTCGAACGGCCAGTTGTGGCACACCCAATGTTTTGT CTGTGCTCAATGCTTCCGCCAATTTCAGGACGGCATCTTCTACGAATTTGAAGGCCGCAAATACTGTGAGAAGGATTTTCACATCCTGTTCGCACCGTGCTGCAACAAATGCAATCACTTTGTCATTGGTCGGGTCATCAAGGCCATGGCGGCAAATTGGCATCCGGAATGTTTCACCTGCGAACGTTGTAATATTCCATTAGCGGATTCCGGATTTATACGTAATCAGAACCGTGCCCTATGCCATGACTGCAACCGAAAGGAGAAGGAAGTGGGCTTAGGAAAGCATATGTGTAACAAATGCCA TGGAATAATCGACGATGCTCCGTTGCGCTTCCGAGGTGAAGTCTACCATGGCTATCACTTCAATTGTACAGCTTGCGGCGTTGAACTGGATTCGTCTGCTCGGGAAGTCAAAAATCGTACCGGTTATGCTGCCAACGACATGAATGAACTGTACTGCTTGCGATGCCACGATCGAATGGGAATTCCCATTTGCGGTGCTTGTCGGCGTCCAATCGAGGAACGTGTCGTAACCGCACTGGGAAAACATTGGCATGTAGAG CACTTCGTATGCGCCAAATGTGAGAAACCGTTCCTAGGACATCGTCACTACGAGAAACGCGGTTTAGCATACTGCGAAACACATTACCATCAATTATTCGGTAATCTGTGCTTCGTTTGTAATCAGGTCATCGCTGGTGATG tttttaccgctcttaacaAGGCCTGGTGCGTACATCACTTCTCGTGTTCGATTTGCGACAATAAAATGGACCAAAAGTCGAAGTTCTACGAATATGACGAGAAGCCGGTCTGCAAGAAGTGCTATGAACGCTTCCCTGCCGAGCTCAGACGACGCCTGCGTGCAGCCCACGAGAACACCCTGAAGAAGACTATCAACTAA
- the LOC131437895 gene encoding lysosomal proton-coupled steroid conjugate and bile acid symporter SLC46A3-like, producing the protein MAEKVTASSEAIKEKHLLSLQEQQTKPKPPRTLREKLCYLRNNITVEPVVACYIMPSVLAGLATQNLNLEKACRVNMNYGDTVCDALTRRETANYTHEEEMIQQMVARMAGWKTVLQSALPCLLILFWGSWSDRHGRRKPCILIPIIGEFTTAIGLILCTYFERVPMEVAAVTEALFPALSGGWFTMFMGVFSYIADVTTTEERTIRIGIVNLCFSLGVPIGMAFSGILLKQIGFYGVFSISACLYLVAFFYGVFFLKEVNVSVNEKERLKAKEKSALADFFDKEHVQQTFRVAFKKGERQRRLRVIMLMIVVMVVIGPLHGEMSVIYLFTRYRFNWSEVEFSFFSTYGMLTGLIGTIFSVGVFSHLLKIDDALIGVMSCMSKILSSFVYAFAVTTWQLYLGPIVEMLNGTSFISMRSIASKLVASDELGKVNSLFGVAEALMPLVYAPMYTTVYASTINVLPGAFFLLGGALTAPAVIIFLWMYRVHKREEKILAEEARINDKYKQIAEESNNGSSGTSIMNGTVISVDADKATDEPGSIVLRGRLGSLRLPPITRRPSNAISEGAVNVGFAVNDPEGVIHETMEIVKDLPVLHVEHCKL; encoded by the exons ATGGCGGAAAAAGTAACAGCATCATCGGAAGCAATAAAAGAAAAACACTTGCTTTCCCTCCAGGAACAGCAAACAAAACCAAAGCCGCCTCGAACGCTTAGGGAAAAACTATGTTACTTGAGAAATAACATAACGGTTGAGCCCGTTGTGGCATGTTACATCATGCCAAGCGTTTTGGCGGGACTTGCCACGCAGAATCTCAATCTGGAAAAGGCCTGTCGTGTCAATATGAACTACGGGGACACGGTGTGTGACGCGTTGACCCGAAGGGAAACGGCCAACTACACTCA CGAGGAAGAAATGATTCAACAAATGGTTGCCCGAATGGCTGGATGGAAAACGGTCCTGCAGAGTGCGTTGCCTTGTCTGCTCATTCTATTTTGGGGTTCGTGGAGTGATCGACACGGCCGCCGGAAACCTTGCATTTTGATTCCGATCATCGGTGAGTTCACCACAGCGATTGGGCTGATTCTGTGCACCTATTTCGAACGGGTTCCGATGGAAGTGGCTGCTGTTACGGAGGCACTATTTCCTGCTCTATCCGGTGGATGGTTCACCATGTTCATGGGGGTGTTTAGTTACATTGCGGATGTTACAACTACCGAGGAGCGAACTATCCGTATTGGCATAGTGAATCTGTGCTTCTCCTTAGGCGTTCCTATCGGAATGGCGTTCAGTGGAATTCTGTTGAA GCAAATCGGATTCTACGGGGTGTTCTCGATTTCCGCCTGTCTGTATTTGGTGGCCTTCTTCTACGGGGTGTTCTTCCTCAAGGAGGTCAACGTTAGCGTCAACGAGAAGGAACGATTGAAAGCCAAAGAGAAGAGCGCATTGGCGGATTTCTTCGACAAAGAGCACGTCCAGCAAACCTTCCGGGTGGCATTCAAAAAAGGCGAACGCCAACGTCGGTTGCGGGTGATAATGCTGATGATTGTGGTCATGGTTGTCATCGGTCCGTTGCACG GTGAGATGTCCGTAATTTATCTTTTCACACGCTATCGGTTCAACTGGAGCGAGGTCGAGTTCAGCTTTTTCTCTACGTACGGTATGCTAACCGGGCTCATCGGTACAATCTTCTCGGTGGGTGTGTTTTCCCATCTATTGAAAATTGATGATGCCCTAATCGGTGTAATGTCCTGCATGTCGAAGATTCTGTCTAGTTTTGTATATGCCTTCGCCGTCACAACATGGCAGCTCTATTTAG GACCAATTGTGGAAATGCTGAACGGAACCTCATTCATCTCGATGCGATCGATTGCCTCAAAGCTGGTCGCAAGCGACGAGTTGGGTAAGGTGAATTCActattcggtgtagccgaagcacTGATGCCGTTGGTATACGCCCCGATGTATACTACCGTGTATGCATCTACCATCAACGTACTGCCGGGTGCTTTCTTCCTACTAGGCGGTGCATTGACAGCACCTGCGGTGATAATTTTCTT ATGGATGTATCGAGTACACAAACGAGAGGAAAAAATCCTTGCAGAAGAGGCTCGCATTAACGACAAGTACAAACAAATTGCCGAGGAATCCAACAATGGTTCATCCGGAACGAGCATTATGAACGGAACGGTGATCAGTGTCGATGCTGATAAGGCTACTGATGAGCCTGGTTCGATCGTTCTCAGAGGCAGACTTGGGTCTCTCAGACTACCCCCGATAACCAGACGACCGTCGAATGCGATTTCGGAAGGTGCCGTGAATGTGGGATTCGCTGTGAACGACCCCGAAGGAGTGATACACGAAACGATGGAAATAGTGAAAGATCTACCTGTTCTGCACGTGGAACACTGTAAACTGTGA
- the LOC131437903 gene encoding LIM and senescent cell antigen-like-containing domain protein 1 isoform X3 → MSLGTMMCTRCDEGFEPHERIVNSNGQLWHTQCFVCAQCFRQFQDGIFYEFEGRKYCEKDFHILFAPCCNKCNHFVIGRVIKAMAANWHPECFTCERCNIPLADSGFIRNQNRALCHDCNRKEKEVGLGKHMCNKCHGIIDDAPLRFRGEVYHGYHFNCTACGVELDSSAREVKNRTGYAANDMNELYCLRCHDRMGIPICGACRRPIEERVVTALGKHWHVEHFVCAKCEKPFLGHRHYEKRGLAYCETHYHQLFGNLCFVCNQVIAGDVFTALNKAWCVHHFSCSICDNKMDQKSKFYEYDEKPVCKKCYERFPAELRRRLRAAHENTLKKTIN, encoded by the exons ATGTCCCTCGGCACCATGATGTGCACCCGGTGTGACGAGGGATTCGAACCGCACGAAAGGATCGTCAACTCGAACGGCCAGTTGTGGCACACCCAATGTTTTGT CTGTGCTCAATGCTTCCGCCAATTTCAGGACGGCATCTTCTACGAATTTGAAGGCCGCAAATACTGTGAGAAGGATTTTCACATCCTGTTCGCACCGTGCTGCAACAAATGCAATCACTTTGTCATTGGTCGGGTCATCAAGGCCATGGCGGCAAATTGGCATCCGGAATGTTTCACCTGCGAACGTTGTAATATTCCATTAGCGGATTCCGGATTTATACGTAATCAGAACCGTGCCCTATGCCATGACTGCAACCGAAAGGAGAAGGAAGTGGGCTTAGGAAAGCATATGTGTAACAAATGCCA TGGAATAATCGACGATGCTCCGTTGCGCTTCCGAGGTGAAGTCTACCATGGCTATCACTTCAATTGTACAGCTTGCGGCGTTGAACTGGATTCGTCTGCTCGGGAAGTCAAAAATCGTACCGGTTATGCTGCCAACGACATGAATGAACTGTACTGCTTGCGATGCCACGATCGAATGGGAATTCCCATTTGCGGTGCTTGTCGGCGTCCAATCGAGGAACGTGTCGTAACCGCACTGGGAAAACATTGGCATGTAGAG CACTTCGTATGCGCCAAATGTGAGAAACCGTTCCTAGGACATCGTCACTACGAGAAACGCGGTTTAGCATACTGCGAAACACATTACCATCAATTATTCGGTAATCTGTGCTTCGTTTGTAATCAGGTCATCGCTGGTGATG tttttaccgctcttaacaAGGCCTGGTGCGTACATCACTTCTCGTGTTCGATTTGCGACAATAAAATGGACCAAAAGTCGAAGTTCTACGAATATGACGAGAAGCCGGTCTGCAAGAAGTGCTATGAACGCTTCCCTGCCGAGCTCAGACGACGCCTGCGTGCAGCCCACGAGAACACCCTGAAGAAGACTATCAACTAA
- the LOC131437903 gene encoding LIM and senescent cell antigen-like-containing domain protein 1 isoform X2, producing the protein MPPVAGISANMSLGTMMCTRCDEGFEPHERIVNSNGQLWHTQCFVCAQCFRQFQDGIFYEFEGRKYCEKDFHILFAPCCNKCNHFVIGRVIKAMAANWHPECFTCERCNIPLADSGFIRNQNRALCHDCNRKEKEVGLGKHMCNKCHGIIDDAPLRFRGEVYHGYHFNCTACGVELDSSAREVKNRTGYAANDMNELYCLRCHDRMGIPICGACRRPIEERVVTALGKHWHVEHFVCAKCEKPFLGHRHYEKRGLAYCETHYHQLFGNLCFVCNQVIAGDVFTALNKAWCVHHFSCSICDNKMDQKSKFYEYDEKPVCKKCYERFPAELRRRLRAAHENTLKKTIN; encoded by the exons ATGCCCCCAGTTGCAGG AATATCAGCCAACATGTCCCTCGGCACCATGATGTGCACCCGGTGTGACGAGGGATTCGAACCGCACGAAAGGATCGTCAACTCGAACGGCCAGTTGTGGCACACCCAATGTTTTGT CTGTGCTCAATGCTTCCGCCAATTTCAGGACGGCATCTTCTACGAATTTGAAGGCCGCAAATACTGTGAGAAGGATTTTCACATCCTGTTCGCACCGTGCTGCAACAAATGCAATCACTTTGTCATTGGTCGGGTCATCAAGGCCATGGCGGCAAATTGGCATCCGGAATGTTTCACCTGCGAACGTTGTAATATTCCATTAGCGGATTCCGGATTTATACGTAATCAGAACCGTGCCCTATGCCATGACTGCAACCGAAAGGAGAAGGAAGTGGGCTTAGGAAAGCATATGTGTAACAAATGCCA TGGAATAATCGACGATGCTCCGTTGCGCTTCCGAGGTGAAGTCTACCATGGCTATCACTTCAATTGTACAGCTTGCGGCGTTGAACTGGATTCGTCTGCTCGGGAAGTCAAAAATCGTACCGGTTATGCTGCCAACGACATGAATGAACTGTACTGCTTGCGATGCCACGATCGAATGGGAATTCCCATTTGCGGTGCTTGTCGGCGTCCAATCGAGGAACGTGTCGTAACCGCACTGGGAAAACATTGGCATGTAGAG CACTTCGTATGCGCCAAATGTGAGAAACCGTTCCTAGGACATCGTCACTACGAGAAACGCGGTTTAGCATACTGCGAAACACATTACCATCAATTATTCGGTAATCTGTGCTTCGTTTGTAATCAGGTCATCGCTGGTGATG tttttaccgctcttaacaAGGCCTGGTGCGTACATCACTTCTCGTGTTCGATTTGCGACAATAAAATGGACCAAAAGTCGAAGTTCTACGAATATGACGAGAAGCCGGTCTGCAAGAAGTGCTATGAACGCTTCCCTGCCGAGCTCAGACGACGCCTGCGTGCAGCCCACGAGAACACCCTGAAGAAGACTATCAACTAA
- the LOC131437889 gene encoding ATPase H(+)-transporting accessory protein 2, with the protein MTIGAKVLAAKMARTIFLLFSLFLAVNCDQLSIISAPKALEFHGKNQVDVEALSDVFGASLGYSVSHFSDWDGLTVKDPFNMANGVVVVVAEGIKSLKLEGAHTYELYGGSASETISELVQKSADHHGISFEIDLKESSDSFSTPLGTVQPDDDEVEPRYLKPKSNKADSDFMRQISFINGLSDLLVTSTDENIPAVHIIRVSFEAILAAHEPSTPANIEANKLFVNALEELRIAANKAFDEAVVVGLITSTEAPLARSKRQAEPPKQTDDLNIAQKYDSNYPVIFNIVLWFSVILVFSLLAISIAIATMDPGRDSIIYRMTSTRMKKDN; encoded by the exons ATGACCATTGGTGCAAAAGTTCTGGCAGCAAAGATGGCACGGACGATTTTCCTCCTATTTTCGCTGTTTCTCGCAG TTAATTGTGATCAACTGTCGATCATTTCGGCACCAAAGGCTCTGGAGTTCCATGGAAAAAATCAAGTGGATGTAGAAGCCTTGTCGGACGTTTTTGGTGCCTCACTTGGTTATTCAGTTTCTCACTTTTCCGATTGGGATGGATTGACTGTCAAGGATCCGTTCAATATGGCTAACGGTGTCGTCGTTGTTGTAGccgaaggaatcaagtcgctcAAGTTAGAG GGAGCTCACACCTATGAGCTGTACGGTGGATCTGCTTCGGAAACAATTAGTGAATTAGTGCAGAAGTCAGCTGATCACCACGGGATAAGTTTTGAAATTGATCTAAAGGAATCG TCGGATAGTTTTTCAACACCTTTGGGAACTGTTCAACCGGATGATGACGAAGTAGAACCACGTTACTTAAAGCCAAAGTCTAACAAAGCCGATTCGGACTTCATGCGTCAGATTTCGTTCATCAATGGATTAAGTGATCTGCTAGTGACATCCACAGATGAAAACATTCCGGCTGTTCATATCATTCGCGTGTCGTTTGAGGCTATCCTAGCTGCACATGAACCATCGACGCCGGCTAACATCGAGGCTAATAAGTTGTTTGTCAACGCTCTGGAAGAATTGCGAATCGCAGCGAATAAAGCTTTCGACGAAGCAGTTGTTGTTGGGTTGATTACATCTACTGAAGCACCGCTGGCTCGCTCCAAACGACAGGCAGAACCACCGAAGCAGACAGATGAT CTCAACATTGCTCAAAAGTACGACAGCAACTATCCGGTCATCTTCAACATCGTTCTATGGTTCAGTGTCATTTTGGTGTTTTCGCTGTTAGCAATTTCGATCGCCATCGCTACCATGGATCCAGGTAGGGATTCCATAATCTACCGTATGACATCGACCAGAATGAAGAAGGATAATTAA